ataggggcttccccacaaactcATTCTTTTACATCTACTGACTGTTTCTACTCTAAAACTCTATTATGGCCACTCGGCGACATTGGCTGACGGCATGGTCGACGAGGACAAAGGCAACTCGCTCCCGGTTGGGATGGTGTTTGGCTCTGTTGGGGGTGGGACGACGCTCACCTCTAACCCGGCCTCTACTCCTTCCATAGGCAGGACGACATCTTCCCAGTGCGCGTCTCCAGCCATGCTCGaatggcgagcctccatcacccactgcgcggtgACCTGCTCGGCAACGATCTATgcgtatggcaccaagctctcccccaGCGCATGGATTTCATCTGCGCCCCACCCTTCAGCATAGCATCTATAGATGGTCGTGAAGTCTAGATTGGGGTGATGGGTCACCACCAAGGTCAACACCCCCGACATCCCATAGAACATGCCATCGGAGATGAGCGCCCAAACTTCatttgggacctccgccagcAGGACGACGGGTGTACTGGTGCTCGGTCTCGACCCGAACACCTCAAAGATGACCACCTGGGCGACATTATGAATCTAGTCGAGCTCTCCCTTGAGAGCACTTCGCTCCTCAAGGAACTTGGCTAACGCCTCCACACCTCAATCGACCGCTGCTTTGGCCGTCTCCATCTCTTGCTCTAGAGAGCTGATTTGTCcacctagttctagaaaaagatgacaagttcagaagcaaaggaaagtaaaaaccaaggcatcaaccGAAGGTGGAATagatacataccaaggtgggcgcttttgaggatggagagtccttcctcttgctgggtcaccTTCTCGAGCAGTCGAGCATTCGACTCCTCTGCCCCGATCACCTGCCCCCGGAGCGCAACCACTTCTTGTTCAATGTCTGACCGGGCATTTCGCTCTgcctctagagcctccaaggacttctaaagCGCCACCTTGGTCTCCACCAAGTGGACCTTCACCGCGTTGAGTTTCTGCTTGGCAGCAGTCGCCCGTTCGATCGAACGTAGTTCCGCCACCCGTGCTCCCGTCGCCTCGCTCGCCCGGTCATGGGACTCACGGCAGGCGAACTCTAGCTGGTGCCTAAGCTCGTCGACCCGCCATGATGCCATGGTTTCCTGATCCATCCAATCATGCTCCTCCCAAAGAAATTGGTATTTACGAATCGACATTGCCTCTAAATTCTGTAAGGCAAGAAGCAGACATGCTAAGACAACCATTGAAGGGCCAATGAGTCAAGGACAACACCAAAAATACAGAGAACATTACCTCTATGATGTGTGGTAGGTCGACTATCATGGCctaatggatgagctcaaccctctccaaggcttCCTTGAGCCTCACCTTGGTATGGGTGAGATtggactccatcgatagtcctctctccccaagcaagtgctagagcttcacctcctcctcgtcgCAAAGGATGAACCGGGCCTTTCCTGGCTCACTAGGGCAAGGCCACACTAGCTTGTGGGTTGCTCCCGACCCGCTGGAAGATCCAGCCATCGCAGTGTCATGCGACGGCAGGATCATCGCCAACTCCCGTGATGGCAGGATGGCTAGCGGCTCCACCCTAGTACCTGCCTCGCTGAagcaggggatctccaccacctagaCTCTATGGCTTGCCAGTAGATGTCCTACCTCTAGCCTAGCCGTGTCTCCTTCTGACCCCTCCAACTCTGACTAGGAGGGCGAACCATGCGCTCCACCaccgggcgaggcagggagcctagtttccctcctctcctcctgtgtagctattgggggagggatcacgagggtcacctctgacccaacctctGCTATCACCACAgggatcaccgccatcaccaccgTCGCTGCTGCCGTCGTGCTCTCAATTGGCTAGGAAGACGCAACCCCCAGTAAGGAAGGTTGCGCCACCACCAGCCTACTTCCTCCGCCGCTCATCATGACCCGCTacaggctgggtctccactcttctcgcatGGGAGGTGGGGTGACTCCTAGTCCTACTAGCCCCTGGTGCTATATCAAACAAGCATAGGGTTATCCACACTAAAAAAGCTCTACTATGAGAACAGGAGGGAGCATGAATGCTTAGCCTAGATAAAAGCGACAGAGCCTTAAAGCCCCGACCAGGCTGGCGATGGGCCGACCAGATGAGGACCACCACGGGTCACAACCCATGCCCCCTCATATTCGATCAAGGTAGGAGCCAACTCGGTCGATACCTCGATCAGCCCACGAATGGCCAACAAGACCGCTAGCTTGTGTCCGGAAACCAACCGGAGCCACTGTGCGGAACAATCACCCTCGTTGGGGTCATGGCACACACACTGACCCCAAAGATGCAGTGGGGAACGAACACGTTCCTCCAACTGGCCGGTGGTGCTATGCCACACTTTGGAGTGGGGGGGGTGTGGAAGCCAACAACACCTCCGAAGCATGGCGATGATCATGACTGCTTTGCCTCTCATTCGATGGCGGTGTCTTCACTCACGGCGCACTTCCTTGACTCAGGAACGTCACCGCGCATCTCTGTATCATGTCCGCCGCCGATGGATGCGACTGCAGGCTCATGATGCTTCACCGAGGTCACGATAGCGCCCCTGTCCACTTCATCCTCGGAGACACTTATGTCGACTCCCATCTTCGTGGACTCCTCCGACTCAAGCTCCGCCTCCACATCGCTCTGGCTCTTGCCCCTCAGACCCGCTAGCtgatttccttctcctttttGAACCTCCTCCGGGCCTTCTTAcctctcttcttcttggcaagcacCACCTCCTTCTAGGCAGTTTGTCGAGCTGCACCCACCGCCCCCCTCGGAAGGTGCGGTCAGGATTTGTAACCCTTGAGTCCCTATGAAATGAGTAATTCAAAATCAAAACAAAGAAGAGCAAGAGGGAAAAGGTCACGGGAAAAGGGGGCATACCAGATTGGATAGCTTCGTGGTGTGAAGAGGTCCGGGCATCCCTTTGAGGGAATCTTTATCCCTCAGCTGTAGCACCTAATCAAGTCGACTCCAGACTTCATCCTTTGGGAACTCCTTTGATGACACATGGTGAGGATCCATCGGGCCGATGTATTCCCACATCGGCTGCGTTCTTTCCGCTAATAGGGCGACctgatggtggaagaaggtgtggaagacccgcaacccatcgaggccatgctgcacaAGGTTTTGAAGCTCTGCCTCGATAACCTCCAACTTGTTTTGCCGACCGGTAGGACCCCATGACTAGCTTTCCCTCCTCTTCGGCCTTCTTCCGGTGAACGACAGGAATGGAGCCTCCGCTaggttcttgatgtagaaccactcaccgtgtcacccccgattggagtcactTGGGGAGTACGTGGGTAGGGGGTTGATGGCTTCAGCTTCTTTTGCAAAGTGAATCCCCCAACCGGTGTGGTTCTGGGCGGCTTCCCCTCGGATGAGGCTTGCCCGCTGAAGATCCACCGaaagaggtccacgtgcggctccatcccaaggaaggcctcacagacagTGACAAAGCCGGCGATGTGTAGCTCCCCAGTTaggttgaggtgctgcagctccaagccccactcattgaggagcacacgcaggaaccagtgcgtagGATACCTAAGCCTGCGCTCATGAAaggtgaggaaggagacgacctcgtCGGCTAGGGGTTGTAGAACAACTTCCCCCGGCACAGGggccctccaatgcgccacctcctttgatgggagcagccccttctcggcgaaggcggccaacacatcctcatcCACGTTGGATGGTttctagctcgacatcacgccTCGGATTCACGAACGGATTTgtaagttctcctctccctcactttaCCCTCTCTCCTAGAAATCGCCGTGGCGCACGAACGGGCTTGGCaaaaaggaaggaggaggagaagaggcagcagttggagaaaggcgaaggaatgggaggaaaaccctctcccttccccctatttaatacAGGGAGGCGTGTGGTGGGACGCATCCTGGTTGATGGGACGCACCGTGTCCGACAAAATGTCACCTGGTTAATGGGACATGGCTTGggcagggcccaccactaccacaacctggGCACAGGAAATAAAGCACAACCGCATGCAAACgaccctctgccttcctaggcagggttttggaagggcccaccaacaggatctccatcgaggagaaacCAACGGGTCAcctgagtcgatcggacagcTTAGGCGGCTGCCTagggataggtaaggagcagtgggatgccccatgcaggctatgccgactccatcacgaatgataGGCTCGGGTTCCATTCGAACATATCTGATAAAGTgctccccaaacccgtcactcgagcattcatacattcatccattttcatgcatgcattcatacattcatccatacatccaagcattgcatatgcaattgttgcatcacaacgcttcgcattGTGTCACGAAGCtatagttgcctcattcgatatgagcgacgaccgaccgaggttcgaaggccggcccacgaagggcttgaggccacctcgtatcaaacagagctaggggagaaaagcatagatgagccccagcggcccttgccCGATCCACTCCaaagtggatagggtcatcttgaccttctcgttcgatcctaacctcgagccatgcccacagaatctccatcgaggggaggccattgggccacctgagttggtctctggaatggctcgggcatctactgggaggtgggttaaggagcagtggaatgccacatgatagctatgccgaccccattacgaacaacggacctagattccactcgaacgtatccgttagtgagctcaccgagcgcatcactcgagccatcgagacaagcgacgttagctcaacccctccagttgcggaaaccacggatggggtaatgcacgaaACTAGaccgacccctcggccacgcccgacacttgggtccgTGCTCCGTCGCGCCTGACCTCTCGGCCACGCCCGACGCTTGGGTCCGTGCTCCGTCGCGTctgacccctcggccacgcccgaTGCTTTGGGTCTGTGCTCCATCGCGCCTAACCCCTCGGCCGCACGCCTcacccctcggccacgcccgacGCTTGGGTCCGCGCTTCGTCATGCCCGACCCCTCAGCCGCGCTCAACGCTTGGGTCCATGGTCCGTCGCGCCTGACCCCTTGGCCGCGCCCGACGCTTTGGGTCCGCGCTCCGTCGCGCCCGACGCTTGGGTCCACGCTCTGTCGCGCTCGACCCCTCGGCCGCGCCCGATGCTTTGGGTCTATGCTCCACCGCGCCTGACCCCTCAGTCGCGCCCAACGCTTTGGGTCCACGCTTCGCCGCGCCCGACGCTTGGGTCCACGATCCGTCATGCTCGACCCCTCGGCCGCGCCCGATGTTTGGGTCCATGCTCCGTTGCGCCCGACCCGCATCCCACGATCTTACACCCACCGGGTACGCTCGAAAAACGAGTATAAACAACCCCTTTATGACTAAGTCccaaaagggctcgggggctcctgtcgggttcataaacccagggtccctaatggacccgcttccctacaaaagCATGACCCAGCAGACGGCGTAGCAACAATGCGCGCCTCCCAGGCTGGCCCAGTTACCTAACAACCGACTAGGAGAACGATccggtctccgaccggaaggcctggccaaggaggggacataGTCCGACTCTGACCCTCTTTTCCGACCGGGAATACGCCGGACCTCCGCTCCTAATTCTTCCCCGACTgacgcggtcggagccgactgggaacgaccgatcagggatgcccgctcggtgaggacccaaggatcaggcggagcagataaggtaaggcgctcaggTCAACCGTaatatcgaggaccgtaccctaccataCCCTGCACATCTGCAGGACAGTTCCACCAGGCTATGCCGGACGGATACTATGCAAACCTTCTAGACGTGTCAGAACCCAAACAATATTGTGCacgccgacatttgtcttacagcattgtaggcgccgacaatcGTCTCGTACCCGATGGCGTGAGTAACAAGATtaggtagcacacgtacacacactctctctctttctctctaacttgtaagaccatccccttcatttataaaaggggatgtgctctctcccaacagggacAGTCCCTCAGACTCTCTCTGGCTGGCTCTAGACAATCTGAGCATTCGAACAGctccacagctctagaactctaaagctacaccgAGCATacactccaatacttagcgcacgttagaactcctgtcactctcagcccttcggttcagagtccgaccagacTTTTAACACCTCCTTCTTATTCccattcgtttgtaaccccacagcaaacttcgagcacctaggctcaggaataatgTCACCGACCGAccgaaactagacgtagggcacgttgcctgaaccagtataaatcctgtgttattgagtgctaggccacatccgatcacaacgcacggcaaaactataaatatttgcTTGTTGATCACTTTTCACGCGGACAACAATATAATGAGAATAGCACTATATGCAGTAGTAAAACATgcaagcggggggggggggggggggggggggggggggttgtcaaGAGCCCAGGTTTGCCTCTGTGAGGCTCCGCCAGTGGCTACTGCCATCTTAAGAGCAAGGTTTTCTTTTGGCTTTTTGTTATACAAAGTTAAAACTGTGTTATATGCACCAATGCTTTTGAGGAAATTGTTCAAcgacaattcttatacaatggttTTGCCCAAAATTGCTAGGTTCTAGGCTAATTTGATCTTACAAGTTCACGACAATATATACAGCCTTTCAAGCCATTGAATCTGGACAGAAGTTATATATGCCCTTCAACATGGGATATTATTATAATCAAACTTTTGTTGCCACAAATATAAGCGAATATACTTCTGATCCTCGTGTAAAAATATAAGGCGCACATGTATTCTAATATTCAAACTTCATAATTCTTTCACCAACATTTAGTTTATCAGCATAAAAAATGTACCACAAAAATAGTGGCATTGGATTTGTATTTAGAAATGTTTTTTAATAATCAAGCTTTTATTGCCACTAATGCTATATAATACAAGAAATTAACGATCAAATTGTGCATTCAAAGATTGCACAAATCAAATCGTATTTTGTATTTTGGGATTGGGATGGAGAGAGCAGTCAAAGTGTGGTCTTAAAACAGTACCAAGTCAAATCATGGCTTATATTTTTGGATTTGGGAGGAAGGGGGCAATGAATGATGCAGTATAAAAATTGGCTGACGTAATTAACATGCCAACTGAAGCTTACAAGTTATATATCCATATGACACATCACTGAAAATCCAGCAATTTTGTTCGTACTTGGTTTCAGATTCATAAATAAGACCCAAGGCGGGTCAGTCAGCTGCGGCTGCCcagtttttggattgttgaatGTGGCCGTGGTGTGCTAACTGTTTTGGTACTACCGTGACGTTCTAACTGATGAGACTTTGTGTTTCTAGCTGGTTGCCTGGTCATCTCTTGACTAGGTCAGTGAATCTGTGCGTCAGAATATGCTTGCTGGTCACAAAAGTCAGATATGGCTAGCCTGCCTGCGAGGGTCACGAGTTGCCTCTGAATTCTGGTCAGTCCTCAGACTATTAACACTTAACAACGGGCCTTGAGAGCTCTATATAAAGCTTCCTCCATCgcctcatgtttcatcagttcaTCACAACAAGCTCAATTCACCTGCTTACAACACATTCTCATATTAGAACCACCATTTGCTTGCAAATCTAGCTCCAATGGCGTCCCAAATTGAGAGCCACCGCTCCGGCGCAGAGGTCGTCAGCGGAGACGACGCCATGTGCAGGAAGAAGTCTGTGGAGCTGCTGGAAGAGCTGGGCCTCCCCAAGGGTCTCCTTCCCATGGAGAATCTCCAGGAGTTCGGGTACAACCGCGCCACAGGGTTCATGTGGCTGGTGCAgcggaagaagaaggtggagcacACGTTCAAGAAGATCAAGCAGACCGTGTCGTATGCGCCCGAGGTGAcggccttcgccgagaaggggaaGCTGCGGAAGATCACCGGCGTCAAGACCAAGGAGCTGATGCTGTGGCTAAGTGTGGTGGAGGTGTATGTTCCGGAGGCGTCGCCGGAGAACGTCACCTTTAAGACCGGCACCGGCCTCTCCGACAGCTTCAACGCCACTGCTTTCGCACTAGGGGAGTAACCTAACCAATGTGGGGAGAAATAATGCCATGTGCATGATCGTATCATATAGTATGTCTTTAATTTCTTTCGTGTTAGCAACTATTGTTCGTGAAGAACAGGAAGTATGTTTGTgcaatttcctttttttttttgagtttgtACCTTGTAGTGTTTTGGCAAAACGAATTTCACTTTATGAGAAAGCTGTAACTATCTTTTTTGTTTATATATGTGCATCTGCACCAGTTTCATTCTTGGTCTGTTTTTGTGGCAGTGTGATTTCATTGAATCTATTTTAATTTCATATTGTGCAAGTTGTTTGACTCAGTGGCTTCGTATATGTACTAGTCTATGCCACCATTCTAGCTACATATAGGAAAGAAAAACTCAAGTTGAGAACAtaggaaagattttcagtttcAGTATCAAATAGGAAATGAGCATTATTTTCAGGGCCACAGAGAAAATTTTCTCCTGAAATAATGCCAGAGTGCGTACCCGGCTGGCACCGGCAGCGGCGGTACTTAATTTAGATAGCTTCCAAGTAATTAAGTAGCTATATCTATCAATTTGTAATTCTTGGGTGAAGCCATTCATCCCATTGCCCACAGGGCTGGGCTAGTAATTTCTCGTTTCGCTGGTCCCACCCGGCAGAGACAGACATCAACCTAGCTGTACTGTCCTATTTGGTCTACGAAGTAGAGCATGGGCCTATTTTGCATAGCTCACggcttctgttttttttttgccaaacattTATTTCCAAAATAATTTCCTAGGAGAAGTTGTTTTTCTTCTCTTCTCACAAAGACATGAGTTGGaataaagttaaaaaaaaataGCTTATCCTAACTCTCTCACTCATTTCTTTCCCTCACCCATGCATGAAGCTATTTTGCCAAATAATTTTTCCAAAACAGCTTAGATTTATCTAGAAAATTGCTCATAAATCTGTTTTCTAAAAAGACAATTTTACTGGCGAAGCTGAGCCGTATCAAACAGAGCCTATATCTCAACTCCACTGAATGATATTATTTCTTCCTTTAAAAATAGTTCTCTTCGCGCAAAGCAGTGAGTGGGAAGCGGCCAGGCTTATCGCAcggttctttcctttttttttttttttgtaaaagtgCAATTATTCTATTCCTTTTTCGGCAAGGATACTAAATAGCGTTTATTTTTTGGTGGGATGTGGCTGGGACCAGATACCGACCACACATTTGCACATCTATAGGTTCACAAAAGAAAGCAATGAAAGGCCCAGACGTATGCAATTAGGTACTACATATATACGTTCACAAAAAGGCAATGTTTTCAGAAAAAAAAGAACACATATCAGACAAGAATACATTTATATCCGCAGTTTTTCAAAAAGCACAATACTACACATCTAGTCCCACACATTTGCACATCTTCTCTATACTGGCCCGCATTTTGCTTCTCCGTACATGGCCTGCATTCTTGCATGTTAAAAAAAAGATAACATGTGTCAAAAAATTCTTGCTGGTAGGAGATAGAAAAAGATGCTTATGTTCCTGGAGCTTCTATTGGTGATGAGCAGGTTGCCGCTAGTAATGCTGTGGTGGATTCAATTTTCCTAGGCAATTTAAGTGTTATTCAGTAGGCAACAGTGTCTTTCTAATTAGGCAATTTTTGTATTCTGAAAAGCAAGTATAGTGTTTCATTTGCAACCCACAGCCCCACCCCCAACTCCCAACCCCCGGTTTATTTGCAAAAATACATATCAAACAGAGGTAGGGTGATGATATCAATAACTAGTTTTTGTACAGAAAAGGATCATCATAACagtagaaaaaaaggaaaaaagaatgaTCTATGAACAACAATATGTCACGCGCATTAGTCAGCACCCCCACTCCCAATCTGCACTTCCCAACTCAAGAAAATGGCATCTCAGGCTTCCCCTAGTTACCTGCGCATGGTTAAAGTCACTTAGAGCACAGAGTAACGCTTGACGGTAAAAAGAGTAGAGATTATAGGCACATTTTTTTTGTGTTGGACACAAATAAAATTGCCACCAGATTACTAATAACTTGCCTTTGCTTAACTAAATTTACATGTACATTTTTCGGTGGTACTGTATTGCTCGTATATACTTTCATCTAGCCTGATGCACACTCCACCTTTGCTGCAGGTCACCTTTGCTGCCTTCTCTATCTACAGTAACAGCATGGCAGCAGTATGGCAATAAGTAGTAGCTGATCTTAGCATGATACTGCCCAACTGTAGCCAGTAGTGGCTATAGTAGTAGCAGGTGCACTAGATGTGGTTATAACTTGTTTAGCAATGGAAAGTAGTTTAATTTGCTGCACCAGCACTCCAGCAGTGGTGTGCTCGTGCTGCATTCTGTGCTCAAGTTCATCTCTACCTCCAATTGTGAGCTGTGAGAAGGTGATTGTAACGTGATAAATAATTAGGCTAAGGCACGAGTTCTTACACCATGCCCAAAAGAATGTCTAATTGCTAATTATTCAGCTCTAAATGCTGATTATTGACACCTCCATAAAACCtaggagcatctccaagagttccctaaatttttctcctaaaaactCTATATTTTCAACTCCTAATAATGTATTAGGAGAAAAAAGAAGGTCATCTTCAACGGTTTATAAAAATTAATTCCTAAAAATTCATCCAGTGGCATTTTTGTAATTatcgtcatcttcctcctcagaaCAACCACGTACAGAGAAGCTTCGTGACTTCCATGGCTGGCTTCACGGCACTCCTGGGGGCAGTCACCGGCGGCGAGTGGCTGCGGCGGACCACACCTGGGCACCCGCATGCCCGTGGGGCTGCTCTGCTCAGCCCGAGAAGGGCCAGGTCGACCTGGCCATGCAAGCAGTGCGGGATGGCGGCAGGTGCTCCGCCGgcgaggagcagcggcggcgtgcGGCGCTTGTCGGGGAGGGCCGGTGGTGTCGGCGCGTGAGGGTGAAGGGCTCCTGGTGCTCGGTCGCGGGGAGGCACGAAGGCGAGGGGGAAACTCGAATGGCAGCGGTGAGCTCCGTGGCCGCAGCTCCGCGTAGTGGGTGCAGTACTTCTGCACGGTCACGGCGCCATTGTACGCTTCGTCGTGCTCCTCGAATGCCTCCACCTTGCAGGCCTGCTGCTTCTGCACGGCAAAATACGGCGCGggaagaagacgacgcgtggGAACAGCGTCTCTGCGCGCAGC
Above is a genomic segment from Miscanthus floridulus cultivar M001 chromosome 3, ASM1932011v1, whole genome shotgun sequence containing:
- the LOC136545578 gene encoding uncharacterized protein, whose protein sequence is MASQIESHRSGAEVVSGDDAMCRKKSVELLEELGLPKGLLPMENLQEFGYNRATGFMWLVQRKKKVEHTFKKIKQTVSYAPEVTAFAEKGKLRKITGVKTKELMLWLSVVEVYVPEASPENVTFKTGTGLSDSFNATAFALGE